In Lactiplantibacillus brownii, a single window of DNA contains:
- a CDS encoding acyl-CoA thioesterase, whose translation MEPIHISQTLSISNHRVFSADLNEHDTVFGGKILATIDDNSSIAASRVARIETVTVSVDQVNFLLPFRLQDSMCAESYVSGVGHRSIEVFTKIIGEHLKTGERFLGLTCFSTFVVTDRNIELPLLVADKPEYTFVAQGYQERQAARLAKLKRQQDFNAHISVELPW comes from the coding sequence ATGGAACCAATTCATATTTCACAGACTTTATCAATTAGCAATCACCGTGTGTTTTCAGCTGACTTGAATGAGCACGACACGGTTTTCGGCGGAAAAATCTTGGCGACTATCGATGATAATTCATCGATTGCCGCATCGCGAGTGGCTCGAATTGAGACGGTGACCGTGTCAGTCGATCAGGTCAATTTTTTATTGCCGTTTCGGTTACAAGACTCAATGTGTGCGGAATCTTACGTTTCGGGCGTTGGTCACCGCTCAATCGAGGTATTTACTAAAATTATTGGTGAACACTTGAAGACCGGCGAACGGTTTTTGGGATTGACCTGCTTTTCAACGTTCGTGGTGACGGACCGTAATATTGAATTACCACTGTTAGTCGCTGATAAACCAGAATACACGTTTGTTGCTCAGGGCTATCAAGAGCGGCAGGCCGCCCGGTTAGCCAAACTAAAGCGCCAGCAAGACTTTAATGCGCACATTAGCGTTGAATTGCCGTGGTGA